The Amycolatopsis viridis genome window below encodes:
- a CDS encoding aminotransferase class V-fold PLP-dependent enzyme, whose amino-acid sequence MTPEEFRGLFPALREQVWLDTPGAPPGAEPVVTVMREALEGWSSGAFDWLDWDGAAARARQLFADLVGVPAGTVTTMSSLAEAAATVAASLPRGRVVVAEQDFRSNRFPWLAGHDVVSVPARDDGATRVEDLIAALDDEVVLLAVSEVTSREGQRLDLVALRAATDRVGARLFVNLTQSLGALRFDLAAVRPDYLAVHGYKWLLCPRGAAWLVTRPDRVPGLRPLAPGWKSTAAPHGYFGGTLDLAPDAARCDASPAWFSWLGAGAALRLFHAVDPARVERHVLGLAGLLTGEAAALGLRRVLGGPGSHIVVLATANANRIARSLADHGVRATALGDRVRFGFHYFNDESDVAAAVRALAAATGHGSS is encoded by the coding sequence ATGACACCGGAGGAGTTCCGGGGCCTGTTCCCGGCGCTGCGCGAGCAGGTGTGGCTGGACACCCCGGGAGCGCCGCCGGGAGCCGAGCCCGTGGTGACCGTGATGCGGGAGGCGCTGGAGGGCTGGTCGTCCGGCGCGTTCGACTGGCTCGACTGGGACGGGGCCGCGGCGCGGGCGCGGCAGCTGTTCGCGGACCTCGTCGGCGTGCCCGCGGGCACGGTCACCACGATGTCGTCGCTGGCCGAAGCTGCCGCGACGGTGGCCGCGTCGCTGCCCCGGGGCCGGGTCGTGGTGGCCGAGCAGGACTTCCGCAGCAACCGCTTTCCGTGGCTGGCCGGGCACGACGTGGTGAGCGTGCCGGCGCGGGACGACGGCGCCACCCGGGTCGAGGACCTGATCGCGGCCCTGGACGACGAGGTGGTGCTGCTCGCGGTGAGCGAGGTGACCAGCCGGGAAGGGCAGCGGCTCGACCTCGTTGCGCTGCGCGCCGCGACCGACCGGGTCGGCGCCCGCCTGTTCGTCAACCTGACCCAGTCGCTCGGGGCTCTGCGGTTCGACCTCGCCGCCGTGCGCCCGGACTACCTCGCGGTGCACGGTTACAAGTGGCTGCTGTGCCCGCGCGGCGCGGCGTGGCTGGTGACGCGACCGGACCGGGTACCCGGCCTGCGGCCCCTGGCGCCGGGGTGGAAGTCGACGGCCGCCCCGCACGGCTACTTCGGCGGGACCCTCGACCTGGCGCCGGACGCCGCCCGGTGCGACGCCTCCCCGGCCTGGTTCTCGTGGCTCGGTGCGGGCGCGGCGCTGCGCCTGTTCCACGCCGTGGATCCGGCCCGGGTGGAGCGGCACGTGCTCGGCCTGGCCGGGCTCCTCACCGGCGAGGCGGCGGCGCTCGGCCTGCGCCGGGTCCTCGGTGGACCGGGCTCGCACATCGTGGTCCTGGCCACCGCGAACGCGAACCGGATCGCGCGGTCGCTGGCTGATCACGGGGTGCGCGCCACTGCGCTCGGCGACCGGGTCCGGTTCGGTTTCCACTACTTCAACGACGAGTCCGACGTCGCGGCCGCGGTCCGCGCACTCGCGGCCGCGACCGGACACGGCTCGTCCTAG
- a CDS encoding thiamine pyrophosphate-dependent dehydrogenase E1 component subunit alpha encodes MPETAALLAHLESMRRIRSFEEEVTRLRATGDIVGSVHLCNGQEAIYVGACAALDLSRDAVFPTYRGHGWTLACGAPPHALFAELLGRATGINGGRGGSAYLSAPEYGMYGENSIVGAGAPIAAGAALAATFDGSGRVALAAFGDGAMNQGAVHEAMNFAAVRALPVIFLVENNHYSELTPIADMVRVDRLFKRASAYGMPGARIDGNDPEAVRQAVAEAVRRARSGAGPVLLEAMTQRIVGHYIGDAQHYRPSGDLDAALAAEPIGRLARELLGLGVAQSELDELEARVAREIADASARALADPVADPTTVLEHLYA; translated from the coding sequence ATGCCCGAAACAGCGGCACTGCTCGCCCATCTGGAGTCGATGCGGCGGATCCGGTCCTTCGAGGAGGAGGTGACCCGCCTGCGTGCGACCGGCGACATCGTCGGATCGGTCCACCTGTGCAACGGCCAGGAAGCGATCTACGTCGGCGCCTGCGCCGCGCTCGATCTCAGCCGCGACGCCGTGTTCCCCACCTACCGCGGTCACGGCTGGACGCTCGCCTGCGGAGCGCCGCCGCACGCGCTGTTCGCCGAGCTCCTCGGCCGCGCCACCGGGATCAACGGTGGCCGCGGCGGATCGGCCTACCTCTCCGCGCCCGAGTACGGGATGTACGGGGAGAACTCGATCGTGGGTGCCGGCGCCCCGATCGCGGCGGGCGCCGCTCTGGCCGCCACCTTCGACGGATCGGGCCGCGTGGCGCTCGCCGCGTTCGGGGACGGCGCGATGAACCAGGGCGCGGTGCACGAGGCGATGAACTTCGCCGCGGTCCGTGCGCTGCCCGTGATCTTCCTCGTCGAGAACAACCACTACTCCGAACTCACCCCGATCGCCGACATGGTGCGCGTCGACCGGTTGTTCAAGCGGGCCTCCGCCTACGGGATGCCGGGCGCGCGCATCGACGGCAACGACCCGGAGGCGGTGCGCCAGGCCGTCGCGGAGGCCGTCCGCCGGGCTCGTTCCGGCGCGGGCCCGGTGCTGCTGGAGGCGATGACCCAGCGGATCGTCGGGCACTACATCGGCGACGCACAGCACTACCGGCCCTCCGGCGACCTGGACGCGGCGCTCGCCGCGGAACCGATCGGACGGCTCGCCCGGGAGCTGCTCGGCCTCGGCGTCGCACAGTCCGAACTGGACGAACTCGAAGCGCGGGTGGCCCGCGAGATCGCCGATGCCTCCGCCCGCGCGCTGGCCGATCCCGTCGCCGACCCCACGACCGTTCTGGAGCACCTGTATGCCTGA
- a CDS encoding aspartate aminotransferase family protein, with amino-acid sequence MSHAELWQRHQRVMPAWMQLYYDEPIELVRGEGRRVTDGEGREYLDFFGGLLATMVGHDIPEITEAIQAQAGRLLHSSTLYLIRSQVELAERIAKLSGLDDPKVFFVNSGTEAVETALLLATQHRRSNQVLALRGSYHGRSFGTVAATGIRGWSATALSPLAVTYVHSGYRYRSPFGHLDDAGFVAACAEELRTIIETSTAGDVACLLAEPVQGAGGFATPPDGFFPAMKDVLDDYGILLISDEVQSGWGRTGRSFFAMPGFGATPDAITFAKGLGNGIAIGGVVAPAGLMDCLGANSISTAGGNPLATTAGVATLDYLLSHDLQANADKVGDHLMAGLRRIAEDCPLIGEVRGMGLMIGVELVVPGTREPAVAATLGVLDAARDRGLLIGRGGLHGNVLRVTPPMTVTVAEADEALAVLRDVLTTVNTVTTANTAAEHTEENA; translated from the coding sequence GTGTCCCACGCCGAGCTGTGGCAACGACATCAGCGGGTCATGCCCGCCTGGATGCAGCTCTACTACGACGAGCCGATCGAACTGGTCCGCGGCGAGGGGCGGCGCGTGACCGACGGCGAAGGCCGCGAGTACCTGGACTTCTTCGGCGGCCTGCTGGCGACCATGGTCGGCCACGACATCCCGGAGATCACCGAGGCGATCCAGGCGCAGGCGGGACGTCTGCTGCACTCGTCCACGCTCTACCTGATCCGCAGCCAGGTCGAACTCGCCGAGCGGATCGCGAAGCTGTCCGGCCTGGACGATCCGAAGGTCTTCTTCGTCAACTCCGGCACCGAGGCCGTCGAGACGGCGCTGCTGCTGGCCACCCAGCACCGCCGGTCCAACCAGGTCCTCGCCCTGCGCGGCAGCTACCACGGCCGCTCGTTCGGCACAGTCGCCGCCACCGGCATCCGCGGCTGGTCGGCCACCGCGCTCAGCCCGCTCGCCGTCACCTACGTGCACAGCGGCTACCGCTACCGCAGCCCTTTCGGCCACCTCGACGACGCCGGGTTCGTCGCGGCGTGCGCGGAGGAGCTGCGCACGATCATCGAGACCTCGACCGCCGGGGACGTGGCCTGCCTGCTCGCCGAACCGGTGCAGGGCGCGGGCGGGTTCGCCACCCCGCCCGACGGCTTCTTCCCCGCCATGAAGGACGTGCTCGACGACTACGGCATCCTGCTGATCTCCGATGAGGTCCAGTCCGGATGGGGACGCACCGGCCGGTCGTTCTTCGCCATGCCCGGGTTCGGCGCCACTCCCGACGCCATCACCTTCGCCAAGGGCCTCGGCAACGGCATCGCGATCGGTGGAGTCGTCGCCCCGGCCGGGCTGATGGACTGCCTTGGCGCGAACTCGATCTCCACCGCCGGCGGCAACCCGCTGGCCACAACGGCCGGGGTCGCCACACTCGATTACTTGCTCTCGCACGACCTGCAGGCCAACGCGGACAAGGTCGGCGACCACCTGATGGCGGGCCTGCGCCGGATCGCGGAAGACTGCCCACTGATCGGCGAAGTCCGCGGAATGGGGCTGATGATCGGGGTGGAACTCGTCGTACCCGGCACCCGTGAGCCCGCCGTCGCCGCCACCCTCGGCGTGCTCGACGCCGCGCGGGACCGCGGCCTGCTCATCGGGCGCGGTGGCCTGCACGGCAACGTCCTGCGCGTCACCCCGCCGATGACCGTCACCGTCGCCGAGGCGGACGAAGCTCTCGCCGTGCTGCGCGACGTCCTCACCACCGTGAACACCGTGACCACGGCGAACACCGCTGCCGAACACACCGAGGAGAACGCATGA
- a CDS encoding alpha-ketoacid dehydrogenase subunit beta: MPETKNLSYAESVNAALRRALAERPEALLFGEDVAAPGGVFGVTKGLRREFGDRVFDTPISESAILGGAVGAAMFGRRPIAEIMWADFSLVALDQLVNQAANVRYVSRGSLSAPLTVRTQQGNAPGACAQHSQSLEAFFAHVPGLRVCLPATHQDAYDLLLSAIWCNDPVIVIENRTLYHAGKQQVQLGGDVQPVGGAAVRRPGRDVTVLTWGALQHRVLEAAGRLAGDGIEAEVLDARWVRPLDLEAVLASVRRTGRLVVAHEAHTVGGVGGEVLAAVAEAGLPLRCPPVRIGAPDTRIPAAPGLAAAVIPSTEVIAEAITKSVRA, from the coding sequence ATGCCTGAGACGAAGAACCTGTCCTACGCCGAGTCGGTCAACGCGGCGCTGCGCCGCGCTCTCGCCGAACGCCCGGAGGCGCTGCTGTTCGGGGAGGACGTCGCCGCACCCGGCGGGGTGTTCGGCGTGACGAAGGGCCTGCGCAGGGAATTCGGCGACCGCGTGTTCGACACCCCGATCTCGGAATCGGCCATCCTCGGCGGCGCGGTCGGCGCCGCGATGTTCGGTCGCCGGCCGATCGCCGAGATCATGTGGGCCGACTTCTCCCTGGTCGCCCTGGACCAGCTCGTCAACCAGGCCGCCAACGTCCGCTACGTGTCCCGCGGGTCGCTGTCGGCGCCGCTGACCGTGCGCACCCAGCAGGGCAACGCGCCCGGGGCGTGCGCCCAGCACTCGCAGTCGCTGGAGGCGTTCTTCGCCCACGTGCCCGGGCTGCGGGTGTGCCTGCCCGCCACGCACCAGGACGCCTACGACCTGCTGCTGTCGGCGATCTGGTGCAACGACCCGGTGATCGTGATCGAGAACCGCACCCTGTACCACGCGGGCAAGCAGCAGGTCCAGCTCGGCGGGGACGTGCAGCCGGTGGGGGGTGCGGCGGTGCGGCGTCCGGGCCGCGACGTCACGGTGCTCACCTGGGGTGCGCTGCAGCACCGGGTGCTGGAGGCGGCCGGCCGGCTCGCCGGGGACGGGATCGAGGCCGAGGTGCTGGACGCCCGCTGGGTGCGCCCGCTCGACCTGGAGGCCGTGCTGGCAAGCGTGCGCCGCACCGGACGGCTGGTGGTCGCCCACGAAGCGCACACGGTCGGCGGGGTCGGTGGCGAGGTGCTCGCCGCCGTCGCCGAAGCCGGGCTGCCGCTGCGCTGCCCGCCGGTGCGGATCGGTGCGCCGGACACCCGCATCCCGGCCGCGCCGGGGCTCGCCGCGGCCGTCATCCCCTCCACCGAGGTGATCGCCGAGGCGATCACCAAGTCCGTCCGAGCCTAG
- a CDS encoding SDR family NAD(P)-dependent oxidoreductase gives MRTLERARAVVTGAGRGIGRSIAVRLAAAGASVAVVDTNPGTDSSDSTDSAGGAVAGPVVPEIAAHGVDAMALRCDVTDPGAVEAAVGAVIAAWGGVDVLVCNAGGGTGPIHGNRASEVELAELEKVLRLNLFGTVHCCRAVAGPMRRQRHGSIVTMSSVNGLAATADGGYAHYGVAKAAVVQYTRYLARDLGPHGIRVNAVAPGPIRTARLQARYAEAGEDLAGAGEPDDVAAVVEFLAGPGARHVSGQVVTVDGGLPHYA, from the coding sequence ATGAGGACCCTGGAGCGGGCGCGGGCGGTGGTCACCGGAGCGGGCCGCGGGATCGGGCGTTCGATCGCGGTGCGGCTCGCCGCTGCGGGCGCATCGGTCGCCGTCGTGGACACCAACCCCGGAACCGACAGCAGCGACAGCACCGACAGCGCTGGCGGGGCGGTCGCGGGACCGGTGGTTCCGGAGATCGCCGCTCACGGCGTGGACGCCATGGCCCTGCGGTGCGACGTCACCGATCCCGGGGCGGTCGAGGCCGCGGTGGGTGCGGTGATCGCCGCCTGGGGCGGGGTGGACGTGCTGGTCTGCAACGCCGGTGGCGGCACCGGTCCCATCCACGGCAACCGGGCGTCCGAAGTGGAGCTCGCCGAGCTGGAGAAGGTGCTGCGGCTGAACCTGTTCGGCACCGTCCACTGCTGCCGCGCGGTCGCCGGGCCGATGCGGCGGCAGCGGCACGGCAGCATCGTGACGATGAGCTCGGTCAACGGGCTGGCGGCCACCGCGGACGGCGGTTACGCGCACTACGGCGTCGCCAAGGCCGCGGTCGTGCAGTACACCCGCTACCTGGCGCGCGACCTCGGGCCGCACGGCATCCGCGTCAACGCGGTCGCCCCGGGACCGATCCGCACGGCCCGCCTGCAGGCCCGGTACGCCGAGGCGGGCGAAGACCTCGCTGGCGCCGGTGAACCCGATGACGTCGCCGCCGTCGTGGAATTCCTGGCCGGGCCCGGCGCCCGGCACGTCAGCGGACAGGTCGTCACCGTCGACGGCGGCCTGCCCCACTACGCCTGA
- a CDS encoding M20 family metallopeptidase — MPRPTDAQVLARVDAVAEDMLSFLAATVREPSESGWEDRVTGRYADWFAARGWPLVRQPLEPTGLAAGEPRPADRENLIVWYPRRRGLPCLVLNGHVDVVPAGDEQAWSRPPHSGARAGGKVHGRGSVDMKGGIAAGLYALAALEDLRADLPFDVAVQLVVAEETTGVGTRAAALEVPDPAAALVLEPTGGAIVPISTGLLFFTVDVTGVAAHTSAPWRGVDAFDKLIRVREALAELARKRGAAYRHPLFADVPTAIPFAIGTARAGSWRAAVPDHATMSGRIGLVPGEAPAELRQEVERVLAEVAATDDWLRDHPPAVRWDHEGLPGWETPTDHELVAALRSAQRAATGEETLTGFTAGSDAAFFGARGVPTAIFGPGDVTLAHAPDECVAEADVVRAAKVLALALTRMVVRGG, encoded by the coding sequence ATGCCGCGACCGACCGACGCGCAGGTACTGGCCCGGGTCGACGCCGTGGCCGAGGACATGCTGTCGTTCCTCGCCGCCACCGTCCGCGAGCCCAGCGAGAGCGGGTGGGAGGACCGGGTGACCGGCCGGTACGCCGACTGGTTCGCCGCGCGTGGCTGGCCGCTGGTGCGGCAGCCCCTCGAGCCCACCGGGCTCGCCGCCGGCGAGCCGCGGCCGGCGGACCGGGAGAACCTGATCGTCTGGTACCCGCGGCGCCGCGGGCTGCCGTGCCTGGTCCTCAACGGGCACGTCGACGTGGTGCCGGCCGGTGACGAGCAGGCGTGGTCGCGCCCGCCGCACTCCGGGGCCAGGGCCGGCGGCAAGGTGCACGGACGCGGTTCGGTCGACATGAAGGGCGGCATCGCGGCCGGGCTGTACGCGCTGGCCGCGCTCGAAGACCTCCGCGCGGACCTGCCGTTCGACGTCGCGGTGCAGCTCGTCGTGGCCGAGGAAACCACCGGGGTGGGCACACGGGCCGCCGCGCTCGAGGTGCCGGACCCGGCGGCCGCGCTGGTGCTGGAGCCGACCGGCGGCGCGATCGTGCCGATCAGCACCGGCCTGTTGTTCTTCACCGTCGACGTCACCGGCGTCGCGGCGCACACCTCCGCCCCGTGGCGCGGGGTGGACGCGTTCGACAAACTGATCCGCGTGCGCGAGGCGCTGGCCGAGCTGGCCCGCAAACGCGGCGCGGCCTACCGGCACCCGCTGTTCGCCGACGTGCCCACCGCGATCCCCTTCGCGATCGGTACCGCCCGGGCGGGCAGCTGGCGCGCCGCGGTGCCCGACCACGCGACGATGTCCGGCCGGATCGGGCTCGTCCCGGGGGAGGCCCCGGCCGAGCTGCGGCAGGAGGTCGAGCGGGTGCTCGCCGAGGTCGCCGCCACCGACGACTGGCTGCGGGACCACCCGCCCGCCGTGCGCTGGGACCACGAGGGCCTGCCCGGCTGGGAGACGCCCACCGACCACGAGCTGGTCGCCGCGCTGCGGTCGGCGCAACGGGCCGCCACGGGGGAGGAGACCCTGACCGGCTTCACGGCCGGCTCCGACGCCGCCTTCTTCGGAGCGCGGGGGGTGCCGACTGCGATCTTCGGTCCGGGTGACGTCACGCTGGCGCACGCGCCGGACGAGTGCGTCGCCGAGGCGGACGTCGTGCGGGCGGCGAAGGTGCTCGCGCTGGCGCTGACCAGGATGGTGGTGCGCGGTGGGTGA
- a CDS encoding RidA family protein, producing the protein MIRRWTPGTVAAPIGMYSHLAQVPAGHELVVISGQVGAQPDGTLAGEDAAAQTEAVFANLEQLLAQAGAGPQHLVKVFSMVAGTEHLPGFRSVVKQTFTRWFPGGDWPAQSLIVAAALARPDILVEVEAMAAVPR; encoded by the coding sequence ATGATCCGGCGCTGGACCCCGGGCACCGTCGCCGCACCCATCGGCATGTACAGCCACCTGGCTCAGGTGCCGGCCGGCCACGAGCTCGTGGTGATCTCCGGGCAAGTCGGCGCGCAGCCGGACGGCACGCTGGCGGGCGAGGACGCCGCGGCCCAGACCGAGGCTGTGTTCGCCAACCTGGAGCAGCTGCTCGCGCAGGCCGGTGCAGGACCGCAGCACCTGGTGAAGGTGTTCAGCATGGTGGCCGGCACCGAGCACCTGCCCGGTTTCCGCTCGGTGGTGAAACAGACCTTCACCCGCTGGTTCCCCGGCGGTGACTGGCCGGCCCAGTCGCTGATCGTGGCGGCCGCGCTGGCCAGGCCGGACATCCTGGTGGAGGTCGAGGCGATGGCCGCGGTGCCCCGATGA
- a CDS encoding IclR family transcriptional regulator, with product MGEQRTTVLHTLERGLQVLEAVAAADGGATAKVLGRQLGIKIGTCYHLLRTLVASGHVIRLPGGYYDVGPKAASLSRHLQRRSGPSPELAVVLTRLHNKTRETSYISGWNHGTLILQHYLAGLHTLSVGNLDVGYTGHLHARASCKAVLAFLPEEQVAAMFDGVPLEAVTPSTITDFDALTVDLATTRRRGYALDLEEFSAGVCCVSAPFFDEHGTPAGAFTVSVPQPRFVERRSWLIAEVREAAAMATGLLRTGRLTVPSPEPRTNREVS from the coding sequence GTGGGTGAGCAGCGCACCACGGTCCTGCACACGCTGGAGCGCGGGCTCCAGGTGCTGGAGGCGGTCGCCGCGGCCGACGGCGGCGCCACGGCGAAGGTGCTCGGGCGGCAGCTCGGCATCAAGATCGGCACCTGCTACCACCTGCTGCGGACGCTGGTCGCGAGCGGCCACGTGATCCGGCTGCCCGGCGGCTACTACGACGTCGGCCCGAAGGCCGCCTCGCTGAGCAGGCACCTGCAGCGGCGCTCCGGGCCCTCGCCCGAGCTCGCGGTCGTCCTGACCCGGTTGCACAACAAGACACGCGAGACGTCCTACATCTCGGGCTGGAACCACGGGACGCTGATCCTGCAGCACTACCTCGCCGGCCTGCACACCTTGTCGGTCGGCAACCTCGACGTCGGCTACACCGGCCACCTGCACGCGCGCGCGTCGTGCAAGGCCGTGCTGGCGTTCCTGCCGGAGGAGCAGGTCGCGGCGATGTTCGACGGCGTTCCGCTGGAGGCCGTCACGCCCTCCACCATCACCGACTTCGACGCGCTGACCGTGGACCTGGCCACGACCCGCAGACGTGGCTACGCCCTGGACCTCGAGGAGTTCAGCGCTGGCGTCTGTTGCGTGTCGGCGCCGTTCTTCGACGAGCACGGCACGCCGGCCGGGGCGTTCACGGTGTCCGTGCCGCAGCCGCGCTTCGTCGAGCGCCGGTCGTGGCTGATCGCGGAGGTGCGGGAGGCCGCGGCGATGGCGACCGGGTTGCTGCGCACCGGCCGGCTCACCGTGCCCTCGCCGGAGCCGCGGACGAACCGGGAGGTGTCATGA